In the genome of Eschrichtius robustus isolate mEscRob2 chromosome 2, mEscRob2.pri, whole genome shotgun sequence, the window agagggatgggCTTTGACCCTGGGCGGCTCCTCCCTCCAGGCCAAGACCCTGGAGGAGGTTTAGTTTGTATCTTCAGAGGGGATGGGGTGCCCAGGCAGGTGACTGAAGACTTTATCTCCGAAGGACCCAGCATTAGAGAGCTGAACAGCCCCAGACCCCGCAGGCCGGGAGAGCTTCTGGGCATCCTTCCGTGGGGTCCCATCACCTCCCTGCTGGAGGCAGACTGGGTACCAGGACCCTGCGGTGAAGGCGACTGGGGAGCAGCTTCCTCCAGCCTCTCCAAGCACAGACGTCAGCGGCGAGGCTCAGACTTGGTGGCTGTGCTCTGTCTCTGCACAGGCTTGTGTACGCGCAGCGGGGGACCCACGCAGGGGACCGGGGTGGGGAAGCACACAGGAGGCAAGTGCAGAGTGGCGGCAAGTGGCGGTGGTGATGCTGGGGCAGTGCGAGCGGACAGTGGCTCTCCTGGAGGCTCCACCCCTCGGCGGGCTGGCGTGGGACCTGGGAACGGACAGTCCACGTGGAGGGGCAGCTACTCAGGGCTGCCCTGCCGGGGGGGCGGGCGGTGCTGTCAGGCGGGGGCTGCCTTCAGGGTGGAGTTGTAGCAGAGAAGTGGGGTCACCCCTCTTGGAAGCTTTGAGAATGCGTATGAGGAGGGAGCTGCGAACGGAATCCGGAAAAGGTAAGGAGTGCCAGCTTGGTGGAGTTGGGTGCTGGCAGAGCTCGCCTTGGAGCCGTGGGAGCGTTCCCAGGAACATCCAGGGGATCGCCACCGGGGCCCCAGTGGTCCCACAGGCCTCCTGAGGCTGGCTGTGCTGTGCTGAAGCCCGTATCAAGGGCCCTGGGgacggcagcagaggccagcatggttGAGGGTCCCCCGCACCCACCTCATCTCTGCAGGGACCACAGAACTGCACGCACCGTGGGTGTTCTTCACCTGCTCACAAAAGAGCCGGGTCATTGCACGCAGCAGGAAAGGCTTGAGGGGGGGTGacgggaggaagggcaggagcagAGATTTTCCATCTTGATGGTTTTGTTCAAGGCCAGCCCAGAAGCAGCTGACGTTGGCTTCCTTTATCCAAAGGGCACGGCGAGTGACCCTCTACAACCCAGGGATCCTGAAATATTTAGAAGCTCTAATGTTTGGGTGGGAAGAGAACCTCTTTTGGATGAGAAGCTCAATTATTCAGGAAGGGAGAGCTCCCGTTGTCTGGGGCGTAGCGGGGGCACCTTCCTGCTGCGTTGGCGGGGTGGCGGGCGCGGGGCACCCTGCCTGGGACACTTGCCCTGCCCTGTGGGTGAGGCCTCTCCCacagtgctgggctctgggggacTTTTCTCGTGGCCGAACTCTTCGGGAAAGTGACACAACGGCCTATTTCTTCCAACAGCACCTCTGATTCAGCCTAGGGTATGGTTCGAGGTTGCATCCCTTGTAAACCCCCGCTTCAGCTGCTGTCAAGGGCTGGCACCGGAGTTCTTGAATTTAGGCTGATGTGGGTCCTGCTAGAGCCTGCTGTCATCTGCACATGTCAACAAATGTGTATGCAGGTGTGGACCAGCtggatctctctccttctctgggaaGCGTGGTTTTCAGCAGCGTCAGGCTGGGAAGACAGACATTTCATTAACCCTGAAGTCCTGTGCAGGCAGTTGTCACACAGTGTTCCACCAGCGGCCCACGGCCGGCACAGAACACTGCAAAGCTCCATCTAGCACAAGTGACCACGGGGAACGGGTTGAGAATCCTGCTGCATTGTACACGTCTCCTAAGGGAAGAACATCAAGAAAGATGAGCTCGCCGCGGAATTGGCGAACTGTGTGGAAGGGGCGGGATCTGTAGAGCTCAGCAGCGGCGAGCTCCTGTCATGGCTTGGCCAGTTCGGGTCTCCCCCTGTCACTTATGAGGGTGCGGCGATGTTTTCCCAGATGTGGTCCCCGTGTACAAAACAAAGGATCGCTTTGCACAAAGCCAGAAGGGATACATTGAAGGAATTATCAGAAGAGAATAATACATAGGAAATGTTTGTGCTCGCATGCAAGGAAACTTTGGGGGGGTATCTGTGGCTGCCAAAGTGACATCTGGCAGGATTAACTGGATCACCAGAGCCAAACAATGAGGACTGGGAAGGCAGCAATAACTGTGAGGCCTGGGCCCATGTGGGGGCAAGATTTTGAGAATGCCCACTTAGGTGACAAAATGGGATTCCCACGAACCGCAGCTCTGGTTAGTTTCTGGTCTGGAGCCAGATCCTCTCTCTGATGCAGACGTGGGAGGACGGAGCGGCAAGAGCTGCCCAGCTGCTCATCTGGGAACTCATCCTCCAAGGGACTCTGTCCCTCGTTCTCCTCCCGTACCTGGAGGCGGCACTCAGCGGGCAGCACCTCTCACAGCACCCCCACGTACACCTGCTCAGACCACCTGCTCAGAGCTCCTCTTTTGCCCAGCCCAGCATGCCTGTTCCACCTGTCTGAAGACCCGCCGCACGTTTCCTCGAAGCACACCCCAGAGCTCTTCGTCACTCCAGCCACGCCTCAGCAACTCCTCTATCAGTACCGGCTATATGGACACGTCCTCCAGCCCCTGTGGGAACCTGTGTGGCCGCCAGCCAGCCAGCTATTGGGCCTCAGACCTGTTCCCTGGTCCTGAGTCAGAACCAGAGCCCTATGTGTCCAGGGTCCACTGAACCCCAGCCCTGGTCAGATATGGAAAATGGAGACTTGGAGAGAGTAAATGATTCACTCCTGCTCTTCATCCTTCAAAGGAAGGCCCCAAAAGCGCCTCGACTAttcgtcaaaactcattgaattgtacTGTTAAGATCTATGCCTTTCACTGAATGCAATTTTTGCCTCCatttataaagagaagaaaagctttttaagAACTGGGTTGACCCCCCTGCATGCACAGACCCAGCTGCAGGCAGAGAAGATGGTCAGCCCAGCCCAGACCTTGCTAAGAGTCTGCTCAGAGGCCGTGGGGTCTGCTGGCACTGGATGGGCGCAGATGCTGGGCAGATGAGCTCTGTGTGGTGTTGTAGACAAATATGATGACCTAGAGTAGGGCCAAACAGACAGGAGAGCCCAGGAAGCAGaccctgggagaggggagataCCAGTTGGGCCAGCACACCTGAGGCTATGGTCAAGGCCATGAGGACCACAGTGTGGTGGGCACGGTGGCTGTGAAAGCCGCACTGCTGCCCAGCCAGCCTGAGACAAGCCATGGGGAAGCACTCACCGGCCAGCCCCGTCACAATCTCCGCCAATCCCGATGAACTTGCATCCAGTGACTGCCCTGATGTGGTCGAAGTGATCTGAAGAATGGGAAGTCAGCAGTGTGGGGcttccagggcaggggtgggggtgatgacTGGCCTCTGTTGATTCCCCTTTTTGCAGCCTGTAGGCCAAACAGTCCAGTTCCTTCGTGGCCTGGCACCGAGAGTACCAGCTCGAGGGCCCTGAGGTTTGGTCTGAAGTGATCCCAGCTGGCTCTAGACTGGACTTCAGATTTGGAGTGGACCCCAGAGCCCCCTGTTTGGGCCATTTCCCACCCACGATTCACCCTGCCTCCCAGTCTCCTTGAGAACCTGTGGGGGCTCCTTTCCCCGGGTGTGGAGGATGAGAGAGGAACAGGAGTACAACTGATGAAGACCCCAGAGACCTAAGGAGCTGTCCAGTCCCTTGGCCAGAGGTAGGGGCAGTGCGCTTTAGGAGCCCCTGCAGAGGCACAGATGGGCAGCACCCGGGCTCTGTGTCTGACAGCCTCCCTGATACCCATCAGTACCGCAGTTTTGATTCCGTGGCTCCAGTTCCACATGGCACCAAGGTGCTGTGTACCGTCCATTATTGGGTTTTTGGGAGCTGTACCTATTGCCAACAGGTGGGTCAAACCACTGGGGCTCTTCTGAAGTCCTCCCCAAGTTTGGACCCAGCTTCAGCTCCAAATCAGAGTTTTCAGAGAGCCCAGGGTGAGGCTCACCTGCCACAGTAGGCACGTTGGCTAACGGGTTGCACTGCAGCACCCGCACGGACAAGGGCACCGTCACGATGCCACCGTTCTTCTTCTGCAGGGGCGGACCGGTGGACAGTCAGCTTGGCCCCCAGCACAGCCACCTGCCTGTTCACTCTCTCGGCCCCTGTGAGGAAGGTGTTGAGGTCAGAGTCGTCTCCTCTCTGGGTTTGTGTGAATGGAGGAGccgcagccctggtctgggtggtGTCTTGGCCCTGGGTTTCCGGGTTTGGTGGAGTATCTTACCACCTAGACCCCCACCTAGGGCTCAAGAGTTCAGGGGCTGTGGACCGTGGGTTTTGGGGGCAGAAGATATTTAACCTGGGGTTTGAGGAAATTGAGGGAGAAGAGGCTCAGGTTCAAGGGCTCCCGGTTTGAACCTCTTGCTTTAGGTTTGAGGGCCAGGGCAGTCTCTCACCAGAAGCTGCAGGATATCATCAGGATCATTCCGAGTGTTCTTGCACACACCCCGGGCGGCTGAGTGGGAGAAGATGACAGGTGCCGGTGACACTTCTAGGGCTCGCCGTGCCACAGCATCGAGACATGGGACAAGTCCACCATCATGCCCAGGCGGTTCATTTCTGCCACCACCTTCTGCAGGGACAGGATGGGGAGAGGGCATCAAGGCTGCATTTACCTTGTGTGCATTTATCTGTAGGGAACAGGCGGGTCTGTACATTCATGTGGGGCAGGGTATGGAACCCGGGTCCTTACCTCGCCCAAGCCGGTCAGCCGACTGACATTGCTGTAGAAGGGGTGGATACCCTTTGCTGAGCTCTGTGCCCTGCAGGATGGCCAGGAGGCAGTCTGACTGGTGGCCATGACTTGGCTACAAGAGCCTAGAAAGAGGTTCTGTCGAACCGTCTACACCTGCAACTCCCTGGTGCAAGAGGAGGGACCCAAACTGGGCTGTGCCTGGCAGTAGGAGGGCCCTTCTGGGGATTCAGTCTTGTTCTGCGAAcctccattcccctccccaccccaggttcaGGGCCGGATCCCAGGGGTAAACTTGCTTTGGGCCCCAGCGTGATCTTGGGCAGATCCCTGCCTCACTGGGCCCTTACCATCTGCACTGCGCTCACCAGGGCGTGTTGCAGGTGTGGGCGAGTGTCACGTAGCGCACACCCAGCGCATAGAAGGTACGCAGGATGGAGAGGCTACTGTCCAGTGAGTGGCCGCCCTCCACACCAATGAGGCAAGCCAACTTCCGGGTATTGTTGAGAGCTGGGGGCAGGTAGGTCAGATGATCATTTTCAGAGGCAGGGGTAGCTTACTGAAGTCCCTAACACCTACCACCACCAgtctgtttaccttttttttttttttttttggtcgtgccgcgcagcatgagggctcttagttcccccaccggggatcaaacccgagccccctgcagtggaagcgtagagtcttaacctctggactacCAGGCAAGTCCCCCGTCTACCTTTAAGTGAGGTCACAAGCTCCAGCTCAGAATAGGAGGCACACATGAGGCGGATGAGGTCAATTTGCTCCAGGGTGAGGCGCACAGCATCCCGTTCGTGGGTCTGGCATGGGACGTAGGCTGACCGGAACTGAGGGAAGGCCAGGGCTTGGTTTGGGCTTTGGAACTCCTTGGGCTTCTCATAGCCTCCTCAGCTGGCACAGCACTCACTGTGCCCAGAAGTCACATGGAATGCGTTGCTTTTTCTGTGGTACTTGGATGCCCGTCAGGTTGGCTCGCTGTGACCCCTGTAGCCCCCAGCATCCATGGCATGGCACTTTCTAGGCCACTATGGTAACTTAGTTCCAGTGCGACTCACCTGTGGTCTCTGAGGCCCCCAAACTGCCCCACATTCCCCAGCAGCCGCGGTGGCACCTTGTGTGTCCCTTTGGTACCTGGGCACCCACGAGACCGTCTTTCAGCCTGTCCAAGCTGGTCTGGCCATGGCTGAAATTGCACAGATTAACATCCTGGAGCCCATTGTGGTAAAACTGCCTCAGGACCAGGGGCATGTCGTTGTGGCTGGAGGGAGGTCAAGGCAAATGGGTGGGCTCCTTAGGTCTTGGGATCAGGCAGGACACATTGCCTGGCCTGGGCCAGCCGGGGGGTCCCCCACCTCACACTGTCACACAGACTATACTAGGAGCAGCTGAGGCCTGGGCTGAGGGGTTCCCACCAGGGAGGGGAtgacagagaaggggaagggcatccacagatgatggagaggaCGTCCAGGGGTGGTGTGAGGGAGCCTCCCCACTAGCTGTGCATGCTCCggacctcctcccctgcccagggccaggctAGGCCCCCACCGGCCCCCACCAGCCCGCACACACTGCAGCCCCCCCCGTCCACAAGCGGGAAGTCCCGCCTCAGGGCCCGCGTGCGCTCCCGCGGACTCGGGGTGCTGGAGGTGCCCGGCGTGGTCTGGACGCGGGTTCCCGGCCGCAGCAGCagacacagcagcagcagcagcagcagcagacacAGCAGAGGCCGCTGGCTGAGAGCGCGGGGACCTTCGAGGCCCCCGGGCCGCAAGCTGCGCAgggccaggcaggtgggcagaggcGGGTGTGAGAGGGGCGGGCGATGGGGTTGTGCCCGTCCACACAGGCCACCCAGCGGCGCGGCCTCGCgaggggggcggggtgagggaggggatacagagtCACAGGGCCCTGCGAGCCGTGTGCGGAGAGCCGCGATCCGCGAAGCCCGGCAGCCCCGGGGCGGCACTGCCCTCCCGCCCCCTGCTCAGAGGCAGCTCCCGCGGGCTAAGCTGGCCTCTGCTGAGAGCCCACTCGCCTCCCGTCGCGGCTTCCCTCCGCCCCTGCGCCTCTTCCCACTCCCACTGCTCCGAGGGGGCGCCCTAGGCTGCTCTCCCCCGCCTCTAACCTTCCTGGCCAAGCTGGGCCGCTTCTCTCAGAGGGCCACCTTCAGCCCGAGGCCTCCCGGGAGCACACCGCGTCCCCATCTGCCTGCAGCCGGCCCCGCCCACTCCGAGGGCTGCGTGCCAGTGTCTCTGCGGCCACAGGTGCTCTGGGCTCCCGGTCTCCCGGTACGGGGCCATGTGGGCTggtgtgggggaagagagagttTCTGGAAATGGGGGGGGGAACCTTGTGAGCTCTGGATTCAGGAAGGGGCCCTCTGCCTCCGACCTTCTCTCTCCACCTACTTGACTCCCCAACCTGCATGACCATTCTCTGGGGACTTCAACCAGCACCCGGGAACTCTCAGGAAACCCCCCCCCGCCCACTTCTGTCAGCCAGCCTCAGGAAAGAGCGCCCTCAGGAGCTGCTACACCTCCCCAGGGCCTGAAGAGAGGGACTTTTGGGATGTGAACTGAACACCTTCTGGGGAGAGTCAACGACCCTTTTCCTCAACAGAGCAGGAACCCAGTCAGTAGGCTATTTGAGTGGAAGGAAATGAAGTCATTTCCATGGCAGCAGAGCCCCCATCGCAGCAAccttcctcccagggctgctggccgACCTTCTGGCCAGGATCCCTCCTACCTCAGCATGGAAGGCCTGGCCTCGTGAAGAAGTGTAGGTTCTGAGGAAAGACCTGGCACCTGGGTTCTGCTGCTACACTTGCCTTATCTCGAGGCCCTTGTGGCTCTACCTTTCCCAGAAACCTCAAGGGCTAAGTGCCTGTGCTTGCTCAGAGGCCGCACGCCATTCTCCATTTCCAGCCTCAGGCCCTCCCCCTAGCGGCCTCCTCTggggaccccctccccccagcacacacacacacacagaggggatgTGCCTTCTCACAGAAGCTCAACCACTGAGATGCTTTAGGGACTGTGCCCAAACTCCTTCATCCCCAGCCTCTCAAGTTTTTGCTCTGATCCCTGGCACCCCCTGGAGCTGTTCCACCTTTGGAACCTTTCCCGGGTAGCAGGAGTGCCTAGCGCAGGGGTAGTGACCTAAGTGTGAGCACTGGCGACCCTAGAAGTCTGTTACAGAAAAACATTGAGCAGTAAGGGACCCCCCCTGGGGACAGAAAGGGCTGGGAATAAAGGAGCATGTGAACCTCGGGGCAGGGTGCGTGCTGCTTGACTCTCCATCCTGTTCTTGCTTCAGGGAGCAGGTCTTCCTGGGTCTCTCTATCCTGCCTCCTGAGACCCCAGGCAGGAGGCTCTTTGGGAAGCCACAGATTGCTGCTTTCAGTTTCAAAGAACCCAGCTCCCCCCTGGTTTGTGGTGGTGGCCGCTGACAATGGCTCAGAGCAGGAGCCCATGTGGTAGACTGCTAAGGCTTCTCTGCACCCTGTCTCTGCTCCTGCATTCTTCTCGGCTCGCAGAGTGCAGACTTTTCTGTCTTCAGCTGACAAAGGGGCCCCTGAGGATTGAGCAGAGGAACGTCACGTTTTCTTCCAGGCCAGCTTCAGCCCTGGGATGTTCAGGGCAGACTCTCATTTCAAACCTCAGTTTCTGAGGCTCCTTGCTTTTGGCCATTTAGTGTGGCAGGAGGCTCCTGGCTGAGGAAGGCTCAAACAGAACGACGCAGGTTGTGATCTGTGGCAGTGGGC includes:
- the LOC137759787 gene encoding uncharacterized protein isoform X1, which encodes MLRTSSPAQGQARPPPAPTSPHTLQPPPSTSGKSRLRARVRSRGLGVLEVPGVVWTRVPGRSSRHSSSSSSSRHSRGRWLRARGPSRPPGRKLRRARQVGRGGCERGGRWGCARPHRPPSGAASRGGRGEGGDTESQGPASRVRRAAIREARQPRGGTALPPPAQRQLPRAKLASAESPLASRRGFPPPLRLFPLPLLRGGALGCSPPPLTFLAKLGRFSQRATFSPRPPGSTPRPHLPAAGPAHSEGCVPVSLRPQVLWAPGLPVRGHVGWCGGRESFWKWGGEPCELWIQEGALCLRPSLSTYLTPQPA